From Draconibacterium halophilum, one genomic window encodes:
- a CDS encoding phosphotransferase enzyme family protein — translation MKTNLYEIAEHFHLEGEIKNIATLGEGFINDTFIIKTESDASPDYLMQRKNRKIFTDVPAMMDNIERITSHLKNKISARGGDPMREALTVIKTNEGALYHVDEEGEYWAVCLFISGSVTYEAADTPELAYAGGKGIGKFQRMTSDFAEKLSDILPGFHNIRFRFKQWDEVLAKDPVDRKKELEEEIAWIEERREEMLEFWKKVETGIIPTRVTHNDTKINNILFDDKGDVLCVIDLDTVLSSTALNDFGDAIRSYTNTGLEDDKDLDKVSMDMKIFEAYTRGYLSEAKSFLTQVEIDYLAFSAKYITYEQVLRFLMDYIDGDNYYKTKYAEHNLVRTRAQYKLLQSIEEQYDGMKKVVKANL, via the coding sequence ATGAAAACGAACTTATACGAAATAGCTGAGCACTTTCACCTGGAAGGCGAGATTAAAAATATAGCTACTTTAGGAGAAGGGTTTATCAATGATACGTTTATCATAAAAACAGAATCGGATGCTTCTCCCGATTACCTGATGCAACGAAAAAACAGGAAAATCTTTACAGATGTTCCGGCCATGATGGATAATATTGAACGAATTACCTCGCACCTGAAGAACAAGATTAGTGCCCGGGGAGGAGATCCAATGCGTGAGGCATTAACCGTTATTAAAACGAATGAAGGAGCTTTATATCATGTTGATGAGGAAGGTGAGTATTGGGCGGTTTGTTTGTTTATATCCGGCAGTGTTACCTACGAAGCTGCCGATACTCCTGAGTTAGCTTATGCAGGTGGAAAGGGAATTGGTAAATTCCAACGCATGACCTCAGATTTTGCAGAAAAATTATCGGATATTTTACCTGGGTTTCATAATATACGCTTCCGTTTTAAGCAGTGGGACGAAGTGTTGGCTAAAGATCCGGTTGATCGTAAAAAAGAACTGGAAGAGGAGATTGCCTGGATTGAGGAAAGAAGAGAAGAAATGCTCGAATTCTGGAAGAAAGTTGAAACCGGGATTATACCAACAAGAGTTACACATAATGATACTAAAATCAATAATATTCTTTTCGACGATAAAGGAGATGTGCTGTGTGTGATTGATTTAGATACCGTATTAAGCAGTACTGCTTTAAACGATTTTGGAGATGCCATTCGGTCGTATACAAATACCGGACTGGAGGATGATAAGGATCTTGACAAGGTCTCGATGGATATGAAAATATTTGAGGCATATACCCGCGGTTACCTTTCAGAAGCAAAATCATTCTTAACACAGGTGGAGATCGATTACCTGGCGTTTTCAGCTAAATATATTACTTACGAACAGGTGTTGAGGTTTCTGATGGATTATATTGATGGCGATAATTACTACAAAACAAAATATGCCGAACATAACCTTGTACGCACACGTGCACAATACAAGTTATTGCAAAGTATTGAAGAGCAGTACGACGGAATGAAAAAGGTTGTCAAGGCAAATCTTTAA
- a CDS encoding MFS transporter gives MEKSIQLNRSNYLLPLAIVSILFFVIGFGIGISGFLTPFLQDAFHLSTSQSYLVTVAIFSAFVIFGAPAGAIIKKVGYKNGMVIAFFIMALGMFLFIPSSKQLSFPLFLLALFIGGIGNTVLQASVNPYVTIIGPKESAAMRMSLMGIMNKSAWWLSSLFLGIFLDLKNVRLEDITLPFYIVTGILLALGVFMIFAPLPEVKAEGEEDSSDVSTGETSSKSSIFQFPHLLLGVAALFVYVGVETLPMVSIIGYAKAVFGDSSMNLDHFSIYVPLGLVIGYLFGVVMIPKYMSQSTALKAFSLIGIGAALLLIFLPGKFGIYAMALIGFANSLMWPAIWPLAIADLGKFTKTGASLLVMGIVGGAVLPFIFGFIIDMVRTSEITTVANYKSAFWIYIPAYLYILFFAVKGSKIRK, from the coding sequence ATGGAAAAATCGATACAATTAAATCGAAGTAATTATTTGTTGCCACTGGCAATTGTGAGTATACTGTTTTTTGTAATTGGCTTCGGGATAGGAATCAGTGGCTTTTTAACACCGTTTTTGCAGGATGCCTTTCATTTGTCAACATCGCAATCGTACCTGGTTACGGTAGCCATTTTTTCTGCATTTGTAATATTTGGAGCCCCGGCTGGAGCAATCATTAAAAAAGTGGGCTATAAAAACGGAATGGTAATTGCCTTTTTTATTATGGCATTAGGAATGTTTCTGTTTATCCCTTCCTCAAAACAGTTAAGTTTTCCACTATTCCTGCTCGCATTGTTTATTGGTGGCATCGGCAATACTGTATTACAGGCTTCAGTAAATCCTTATGTAACCATAATCGGACCAAAAGAAAGCGCCGCAATGCGAATGAGTTTAATGGGGATTATGAACAAATCAGCGTGGTGGTTATCCTCTTTGTTTCTGGGAATTTTTTTGGACTTAAAAAATGTAAGACTGGAAGATATAACACTACCATTTTATATTGTAACCGGGATATTACTGGCTTTAGGTGTTTTTATGATTTTTGCGCCACTGCCCGAAGTAAAAGCAGAAGGAGAAGAAGACAGCTCAGATGTATCTACTGGCGAGACTTCATCTAAGTCAAGTATTTTTCAGTTTCCTCATCTATTGCTGGGAGTAGCCGCTTTATTTGTGTACGTAGGAGTTGAAACACTGCCAATGGTATCGATAATCGGATATGCCAAAGCTGTATTTGGAGACTCGTCCATGAACCTGGATCATTTCTCGATTTATGTGCCTTTAGGATTGGTAATTGGGTATTTGTTCGGAGTGGTTATGATACCAAAATATATGTCGCAGTCAACTGCACTCAAGGCGTTTAGCCTGATTGGAATTGGAGCGGCTTTATTACTGATATTCTTACCAGGGAAATTTGGGATTTATGCAATGGCATTAATTGGTTTTGCCAACTCATTAATGTGGCCTGCCATTTGGCCTTTGGCAATAGCTGATTTGGGAAAATTTACCAAAACCGGTGCTTCGTTACTGGTAATGGGAATAGTTGGAGGAGCCGTACTCCCTTTTATATTTGGATTTATCATCGATATGGTTCGAACATCGGAAATAACCACCGTAGCCAATTATAAAAGTGCCTTTTGGATTTACATCCCCGCTTACCTCTATATCTTATTCTTTGCTGTAAAAGGATCTAAAATCAGAAAATAA
- the galE gene encoding UDP-glucose 4-epimerase GalE, translated as MTGGTGYIGSHTVVELIKEGFEVVIIDDLSNSEMEVISRIEKITGIKPQFYQFDLCDSAKLTSFFKENNDIDGIIHFAAFKAVGESVEHPVKYYKNNLLSLMNVLDELNECASKNLVFSSSCTVYGQPDKLPVTEDAPLKNAESPYGNTKKICEEILQDCCKAAKELNVISLRYFNPVGAHDTALIGELPKGVPNNLIPFITQTGADILPELKVFGDDYDTEDGTAIRDYIHVVDLAKAHIAAVKRLLSRASDNNYEHFNVGTGNGYSVLNIINSFEKVSGKPLNYKIVDRRPGDIEKIYAETDLANQKLEWKASRDLENMLASAWKWQQSLK; from the coding sequence GTGACTGGAGGAACCGGATACATTGGTTCTCACACCGTAGTTGAATTAATAAAAGAAGGATTTGAAGTTGTAATTATTGATGATCTTTCTAATTCGGAGATGGAAGTGATTTCCAGAATTGAAAAAATTACGGGAATTAAACCTCAATTTTATCAATTTGACTTGTGTGACAGCGCAAAGTTGACTTCTTTTTTTAAGGAGAATAACGATATTGATGGCATCATCCATTTTGCTGCTTTTAAGGCTGTGGGAGAATCAGTTGAGCATCCGGTTAAGTATTACAAAAACAATTTGCTTTCCTTGATGAATGTACTGGACGAACTGAATGAGTGTGCAAGCAAAAATCTTGTGTTCTCTTCGTCATGCACGGTTTATGGCCAGCCCGATAAGCTGCCGGTAACTGAAGACGCACCTTTAAAAAATGCTGAATCGCCGTATGGCAATACCAAAAAAATATGTGAAGAGATTCTTCAGGATTGTTGTAAGGCTGCTAAAGAACTGAATGTTATTTCGCTACGTTATTTTAATCCGGTTGGTGCGCATGATACAGCTTTGATTGGCGAATTACCGAAAGGCGTACCTAATAACCTCATCCCATTTATTACGCAGACAGGAGCAGATATTCTTCCTGAATTAAAAGTTTTTGGAGATGATTATGATACTGAAGATGGAACTGCCATCAGGGATTATATTCATGTTGTGGATTTGGCAAAAGCACACATTGCTGCTGTTAAGCGACTTTTGAGTAGGGCATCGGATAATAACTACGAACATTTTAATGTTGGAACCGGCAATGGTTACAGTGTCCTAAACATTATTAACTCTTTTGAGAAAGTGAGCGGCAAGCCTCTTAATTATAAAATTGTGGATCGCCGCCCCGGAGATATCGAAAAAATATATGCAGAAACAGATTTAGCCAACCAGAAATTGGAGTGGAAAGCAAGTCGCGACCTTGAAAATATGCTGGCTTCGGCCTGGAAATGGCAACAATCTTTAAAGTGA